The Hevea brasiliensis isolate MT/VB/25A 57/8 unplaced genomic scaffold, ASM3005281v1 Scaf328, whole genome shotgun sequence DNA segment TCTTGTATGCAGGCTGCACAGAAACATAATAAGGTTAACTATCGAGCATAATTTAAAACTTCAACTTCTATTTTGGGGggatgaaagaagaagaagaagaagaagaagaagaagaaaacagtAGCTAGATTCCATAATCACAGAGGGTAACTCCCCACTGCAACTGAGTGCGAGTGGAATTTGATCCCTAATCCCTTAAAATGATGTTAATAAAATGATGTTAAGTTACCCTACAAAGTAAATTAGAACCAATAATAGCGATCTGTATTTTCATTTCAAacaataaataagtaaataaatccgTCTCATGCGTAAATATGTTAAACCTCCTACCTTAGCATCCAAATGAGGCACCAGGCAAGGAACCTCTCTGTCCTCGAAGCCTTGGTTGTCCTCTGTGCCCACTGTGCTATCTCCCTGATTTGCCTTTCCAAGATAACCCCAAACTTCATCCTTTTTAAACTTCTCATTCATGGCTTCAAAATCAAATTCTTCAGTGAACTGCATGGAGAAGTGTAAAAAAGAGTAACTAAAAAGCAGGAAGCAATGCAAAACTGTGAATCCAAAACTTCTAAGGCAGACCCTTCACTTAATTCACTCCTAGTTGATACACTTGCATACCATCAAATGGCGTAAGCACTTCACTCTTTAAGAACTTCAAGTAAGGTCCTAATGTTCAAAACATTACAATTTGAAGCCTGGAAGTTTTAAGTATTTCAACTTCAAACACAATAGATTTTCCCCCCctttaattctaaaaaatttcacattaaaaaaaaaagttctcaTCAACCATAACAAGTTTTTAAAcacaatttttataaataacAAATATCACCATGTGATCTACAGCTAAAAGATTCAGCTTTGATTTGAAATTTCTCCAAAAATCAGACATATTACACAAtgatttcatgaaagttgtacgtCAAGTAAACCTCATCGTATAGATTATTAAAATTCGAAGCCATACTTGCAAAACAAAAAATAGAAAGAGAAATTACAGACAGAAActttgtatagatttgaattaaaaAGCTTAAATGATTCAGGCCTTCAACTGAAGAACCTTAAAATTGTTGCAAACAAATTCTCACAAAATAGAGTGCAAAGATGCAGGGGGCAAAAGAGCTTTAACCATAACATGCAACACAATGACAAGAAACTTTGATGAAAATAATAAAACGTATCTAACCTTCTGTACAGTACTTGGCAATGGCAATAATGGTTCTTGAGAAGCTGGAGAAGGAACAAAGGACAGTGACGTAGATGATAAAGGAGTCAGAGGATCCGTATTCTTCTGATCAGGGTACACCATGGAAGAAAGCACATGTGATCTAGACTGTGCTAATTGATCAGGACTTAAGAGAGATGGAGCTCGTGTTAACAAGGGGCTTGAAGTAGAAGCCTCATAAGAAGATATAGGGTAAGGCATAGATTGGGCAGTGTACACTGTTTTAGGGTCAGAAACAGCTTTATTAACATTTTGAACATTAGTGAGACCTGTATCTTCACTAGAGTATGGAACTGAAGATACCGTTTGCCTATTAATATTAGTATATGAAGTAAGAGATGGTAGGGACGTTTTTACAGATGAGAAGGATGGCATATCATGAGAAAGAGAATATTGTACTGGACTAAAAGTTGAATTATTAGAGGCAACAGATGGTACAGGAGTAGCAAATTCTGATGCATTTGTTAATCCCATTATTGGAGAATCAGTCAATGCTGCAGCAGGCATCTGATTCTGTGCTGACAAGGAAGATGAAACCATGGATGGGGGTTGAAAAGGAATAGAGTGCTGGGAAGTATTAGACCTATTGATTGATGTTCCATTATATCCTTGCCAATACATTGACATAGAAAATGATTGATCAGAATCTTCAGCAGCCTGGGAAAGATTTTTTGAACCAACATGGTTTACAGACTGCAACGAAGTCAGTGCAGTCGGATAGCCTCTGCTTGTCAAAGCAGGCATATCTTGGACCAGAGCAGATTCTGCCAAAGTTTTACCACCAACTGAAGCTGAAAAACTTAAAGGAACCCCTGCATAGTGTGACTGCAAAATAGCAAAAACCAGAATCTAaataaaaacatgaatttgacCTCATAATTCAGAGACTTCAAAAGGTTACAATTCCTTAAATAAAGTCAAAAGTCAAAACCTGAATGATAGCAGGGTCATCAGGAATTGGTTCTTCAGTTTGTGCAGGTGGTGCGGTCTTAACTTGCAAATCCTGAAAATCCCGATAATTGATTAGGATATACACATACAGCACAAACCAGTATATGTAAACATAAATAAGTAAAAATTCACTCATTACAGTATCAAATATCAATGCTGAATACCGTAAATGTACAAACAGTCCAGAGATATTGAGGAGAATGGGAAAGGATCATTGTG contains these protein-coding regions:
- the LOC131177096 gene encoding decapping 5-like protein, with translation MGSFSSPCSSVSPAKSSNAGDSYIGSFISLISKSEIRYEGILYHLSVQDSIIGLKNVKSYGTEGRKKDGPQISSSDKVYEFILFRGSDIKDLQVKTAPPAQTEEPIPDDPAIIQSHYAGVPLSFSASVGGKTLAESALVQDMPALTSRGYPTALTSLQSVNHVGSKNLSQAAEDSDQSFSMSMYWQGYNGTSINRSNTSQHSIPFQPPSMVSSSLSAQNQMPAAALTDSPIMGLTNASEFATPVPSVASNNSTFSPVQYSLSHDMPSFSSVKTSLPSLTSYTNINRQTVSSVPYSSEDTGLTNVQNVNKAVSDPKTVYTAQSMPYPISSYEASTSSPLLTRAPSLLSPDQLAQSRSHVLSSMVYPDQKNTDPLTPLSSTSLSFVPSPASQEPLLPLPSTVQKFTEEFDFEAMNEKFKKDEVWGYLGKANQGDSTVGTEDNQGFEDREVPCLVPHLDAKPAYKKDEFFDTISCNTLSQGRNGQNRFSNRMTLDNETFGWRNQRSNPGYGGWGAGRGYYYHGRHNGGRGYGYGGRGNGNLPF